The Toxoplasma gondii ME49 chromosome XII, whole genome shotgun sequence genome includes a region encoding these proteins:
- a CDS encoding hypothetical protein (encoded by transcript TGME49_249575): MKNENPLCRWSCSAPVSHAAVCLEVDLYMGNGPRTAVAAAVARRWLDTENVPSLGDEYGFVPPETHCRRGVIRQDHEGGSLSPSTTVSAISDLHWSTFRSV, translated from the exons ATGAAAAATGAAAATCCTTTGTGTCGATGGAGTTGTAGCGCTCCAGTTTCTCATGCCGCCGTGTGCCTTGAGGTAGACCTCTACATGGGCAATGGACCGAGAACTGCTGTGGCAGCGGCGGTTGCGCGACGTTGGCTGGATACCGAG AACGTCCCGTCACTCGGTGACGAATATGGATTTGTACCGCCAGAGACACACTGCCGTCGAGGCGTTATTCGACAGGACCACGAGG GAGGCAGCTTGAGCCCCTCCACAACAGTTTCAGCAATCAGCGATTTGCACTGGTCGACGTTTCGCTCAGTGTAG